The Pygocentrus nattereri isolate fPygNat1 chromosome 2, fPygNat1.pri, whole genome shotgun sequence genome has a window encoding:
- the LOC108416929 gene encoding uncharacterized protein LOC108416929: MDGKKALEGSAHHSTVETRSVARASSSKSSPSKLSASSRAIAAAHAKVEAARARAEFAKKESDVLIEKARIEARLNTLRHEKEVIAALAEASVLEAAEESEVVDDKSFLQEVEERTRQYVQLQLTEDVKPHAQPISPIIHVLKTESPPRQRLTEFTVEAHSSKTPELARPAPQPTKTIPHHTSPWRSTAGAGQFSPLKDVSQQPVDGSPDISDVARYLARRDLITSGLSQFDDSPETYWAWKSSFINAIVGLHLSASNPSTGLTKAWERLEECFGSPEIIEKSLFDRLINFPKVTNKDPVKLRELSDLLHELEAAKLEGYLPGLSYLDTARGVAPIVEKLPYNLQERWLRQGFKYKATHGVTFPPFSFFCEFVCDEARARNDPGFRLQPGNTEYLKQSATAKKPQKSLVFAHKTDISQEKVKWEVSGHKAGDVEKQCPLHKKPHPLKRCRGFRSKPLEERKALLKDIGVCFRCCSSTSHMAKECTAVIKCRECDSENHVSALHPGPPPATSGHGGESTEETPPLTVESSCTEVCGEGQSPRSCSKICLVKVFPEAHPERVTRAYAVLDDQSNRSLARPDFFDMYNIKGSDSPFTLRTCAGTTEMMGRRATGFIVQSLDGTTTLTLPTLIECSNIPSDRAEIPTPEAALYHTHLKPIAHSIPSLDPEAKILLLLGRDLLRVHKVREQRNGPHDTPYAQRVDLGWVIVGDVCLGSTHRPAAIQTYHTNILENKRPSFFSPCPNKLHVKEKFGSLSEQTAVPALRRSFKCTLGSTVFETTKDDSKIGLSVEDRLFLELMGKEMFMDNANSWVAPLPFRTPHERLPHSRDQALTRLASVQRTLEKRPEMKKHFVTFMQNILDRDHAEQAPPLPAGKECWYLPIFGVYHPQKPDQIRVVFDSSAKSHGVSLNDVLLSGPDLNNSLVGVLLRFRREAVAVTVDIEQMFHSFVVREDHRDFLRFFWHKHNDPADDLCEYRMKVHVFGNSPSPSVAIYGLRRAAAHGEEEFGSDARCFTEREFYVDDGLLSRPTASEAIDLLKRTQKMLAISNIRLHKVASNSREVMEAFPVDDRAKGLKELNLDADATPIQRSLGLRWNLTEDTFTFQVTDTVKPYTRRGVLATINGLFDPLGFAAPVTIQGKMLLRELSRKALDWDSPLPADREAEWSAWRDSLSDLQQLQIRRPYAATSVSTATRKELHVFADASVKAIAAVAYLKVIDAEEKPHVGFVLGKAKLAPQSAHTIPRLELGAAVLAVEIAEVITSELDIDLNAVEFYTDSRVVLGYISNQTRRFYVYVGNRVQRIRRSSEPKQWHYVSTNSNPADIGTRSVSAAMLSDSAWLKGPAFLSHANRDPDTDAYELIDADWDAEVRATATHLLINWPQLGCQRFERFSSWKRLIRAMSLLVHIVQSVKNKAQDQTCRSWHYCKQPRSVEELAKAVKIIIKSVQKEAFKEKLTCIAGGKDIPTHSPLHKLSPYCDEEGMLRIGGRLRHGDLEYKEKHPLVLPGGHVAKLLVEHHHQRVMHQGRVFTEGAVRSAGYWIIGARRLIKHVLHNCITCRKLRGRANTQLMADLPPDRLSMEPPFTFVGLDVFGPWPVVTRRTRGGHANSKRWAILFTCLSTRAIHIELIESMDSSSFINAFRRFISLRGPAKQIRSDCGTNFVGACRELGFLQTDPNLSNIRRYLGEEGCTWVFNPPHSSHMGGSWERMIGISRRILDAMFLQSSHVQLTHEVLSTLMAEITAIINARPLSPITTDPDSPFLLTPAMLLTQKVYSPPPFPGGFDGKDLHRQQWRQVQHLADIFWNRWRREYLGTLQSRRKWQADRPNLQVGDLVLLKDQQVNRNEWPIGLIHNTFPDKDGKVRKVEIKIFKNGAAKTYQRPVSETVLLMSRDTLESQDCV, encoded by the exons ATGGATGGGAAAAAAGCATTGGAAGGGTCAGCACATCACTCTACTGTGGAAACAAGGTCAGTTGCTCGTGCATCTTCCAGTAAATCTTCGCCAAGCAAATTATCAGCTAGCAGCAGAGCCATAGCCGCAGCTCATGCTAAGGTGGAGGCAGCCCGCGCAAGGGCTGAATTTGCTAAGAAGGAGTCAGATGTTCTGATTGAAAAAGCACGAATCGAAGCTAGATTGAACACACTCAGACATGAAAAGGAGGTGATAGCTGCCTTAGCAGAAGCTAGTGTGCTTGAAGCAGCAGAGGAGTCTGAAGTGGTTGATGATAAATCATTCCTGCAAGAAGTGGAAGAGAGAACACGTCAGTATGTTCAGCTACAGCTAACAGAAGATGTTAAGCCACACGCACAACCCATATCACCAATAATTCATGTGCTGAAAACTGAGTCTCCCCCAAGACAGCGTCTTACTGAGTTCACAGTTGAAGCTCATTCTTCTAAAACGCCTGAACTTGCCAGACCAGCACCGCAACCCACCAAGACTATACCTCATCACACATCTCCATGGCGATCTACAGCTGGTGCAGGACAATTCTCACCTCTCAAAGATGTTTCACAACAGCCAGTAGATGGCAGTCCAGACATTAGCGATGTAGCTAGATACTTGGCACGCAGAGATCTGATTACCTCTGGCCTCTCACAGTTTGATGATTCTCCTGAGACCTATTGGGCATGGAAATCATCATTCATCAACGCCATCGTTGGATTACACCTCAGTGCCA GTAACCCCTCTACCGGATTGACCAAGGCTTGGGAACGCTTGGAGGAATGCTTCGGTTCTCCAGAGATTATAGAGAAGTCACTCTTCGACAGGCTCATAAACTTCCCAAAGGTCACCAACAAGGATCCAGTGAAGCTGAGAGAACTCAGTGACCTCCTTCATGAGTTAGAAGCCGCAAAGCTAGAAGGCTATCTCCCTGGCCTTAGCTACTTAGACACTGCACGTGGTGTCGCTCCTATAGTGGAGAAATTACCATACAACCTCCAAGAGCGGTGGCTTAGACAGGGCTTCAAGTACAAGGCCACTCATGGTGTAACCTTCCCTCCGTTctccttcttctgtgagttcGTCTGTGATGAGGCACGAGCACGCAATGATCCGGGTTTCAGGCTGCAACCTGGTAACACAGAGTACCTAAAGCAAAGCGCTACTGCTAAGAAACCGCAGAAGAGTCTAGTGTTTGCCCACAAGACAGATATATCACAGGAGAAAGTGAAGTGGGAGGTTTCAGGCCACAAAGCTGGTGATGTTGAGAAGCAATGTCCCCTTCACAAGAAGCCGCACCCTCTCAAGCGCTGCAGAGGGTTCCGCAGCAAACCCTTAGAGGAACGTAAAGCCCTTTTGAAGGACATCGGTGTCTGTTTTAGATGTTGCTCCTCAACAAGTCACATGGCCAAAGAGTGCACCGCAGTCATTAAGTGTAGGGAGTGTGATAGTGAGAATCACGTCTCAGCTCTCCATCCTGGACCGCCACCGGCGACATCTGGGCATGGCGGGGAGAGCACGGAAGAAACACCACCATTAACTGTCGAGTCAAGCTGCACCGAGGTGTGCGGAGAGGGTCAAAGTCCACGGTCCTGCTCCAAGATCTGCTTAGTAAAGGTCTTTCCTGAAgcacacccagagagagtgacaaGAGCTTATGCGGTTCTAGATGACCAAAGTAACCGGTCTCTTGCAAGACCTGACTTCTTTGACATGTACAACATCAAGGGATCAGACTCACCCTTCACACTGCGTACGTGTGCTGGGACAACAGAGATGATGGGTAGAAGAGCCACAGGGTTCATTGTGCAGTCACTAGATGGAACTACAACGCTCACCTTGCCCACGCTAATTGAATGCAGCAACATTCCAAGCGACCGTGCTGAGATCCCAACTCCTGAAGCGGCTTTATATCACACTCACCTCAAACCCATAGCTCACTCCATCCCATCACTGGATCCTGAGGCCAAGATCCTCCTGTTGTTGGGTCGCGACTTACTAAGAGTCCACAAAGTGAGAGAGCAGCGGAATGGTCCACATGATACTCCATATGCACAGAGAGTGGACCTGGGATGGGTCATCGTAGGTGACGTCTGCTTAGGGAGCACCCACAGGCCTGCAGCTATTCAAACTTACCACACCAACATCCTAGAAAACAAACGCCCTTCCTTCTTCAGCCCTTGTCCTAACAAGCTTCATGTCAAAGAAAAGTTTGGGTCCCTGTCTGAACAGACAGCCGTTCCAGCCCTTCGCAGATCTTTCAAGTGTACACTAGGAAGCACAGTCTTTGAAACAACCAAAGATGACAGCAAGATAGGACTTTCGGTGGAAGACAGACTGTTCCTAGAGCTTATGGGGAAAGAGATGTTCATGGACAATGCAAACAGCTGGGTTGCCCCACTTCCATTCAGAACACCTCACGAACGCCTACCTCACAGTCGCGACCAGGCACTCACGCGGCTGGCTTCTGTCCAACGCACTCTGGAGAAAAGACCTGAAATGAAGAAGCACTTTGTCACTTTCATGCAGAACATCTTGGATCGTGACCACGCTGAGCAGGCTCCTCCTCTCCCAGCTGGGAAAGAGTGCTGGTATTTACCGATCTTTGGAGTTTACCACCCGCAGAAACCTGACCAAAtcagggtggtctttgactcaAGTGCGAAGAGCCATGGCGTTTCACTCAATGACGTCCTGCTGTCTGGACCTGACCTAAATAACAGCTTGGTCGGTGTTTTGTTGCGGTTCAGACGTGAAGCCGTTGCAGTGACTGTGGACATAGAACagatgtttcatagttttgttgTCAGGGAGGACCACCGAGATTTCCTGCGATTCTTCTGGCACAAGCACAATGATCCCGCCGATGACCTCTGTGAGTATCGCATGAAGGTTCATGTATTCGGCAACAGTCCTTCTCCTTCAGTTGCCATATACGGACTTCGACGCGCTGCAGCTCATGGCGAAGAGGAATTTGGCTCTGATGCGCGCTGCTTCACTGAGAGGGAGTTCTATGTGGATGATGGGCTTCTGTCACGACCCACAGCCAGCGAGGCAATCGATCTATTGAAACGGACACAGAAGATGCTTGCCATATCTAACATCCGTCTCCACAAAGTGGCATCCAACAGCAGGGAAGTTATGGAAGCATTTCCTGTCGACGACCGCGCCAAAGGGCTCAAAGAACTCAACCTAGATGCTGATGCAACACCTATTCAGCGAAGCCTAGGCCTAAGGTGGAACTTAACTGAGGACACGTTCACCTTCCAAGTGACTGACACAGTCAAGCCCTACACACGGAGAGGTGTCCTAGCCACCATCAACGGACTATTTGATCCACTGGGGTTTGCTGCGCCAGTCACAATTCAGGGAAAGATGCTGCTCAGGGAACTCTCCAGGAAGGCTTTGGATTGGGACTCTCCTCTTCCTGCAGACAGGGAAGCTGAATGGAGCGCATGGAGAGATTCTCTCAGTGATCTTCAGCAGTTACAGATTCGAAGACCTTATGCTGCTACTTCAGTGTCAACGGCTACAAGGAAAGAGTTACATGTTTTCGCAGATGCTTCAGTGAAAGCTATTGCAGCTGTCGCCTATCTCAAAGTCATTGATGCAGAAGAGAAGCCTCATGTTGGATTTGTACTGGGCAAAGCTAAACTAGCTCCACAGTCTGCGCACACCATCCCCAGATTAGAACTGGGTGCTGCTGTTTTAGCTGTGGAAATCGCAGAGGTCATCACCAGTGAATTGGACATCGATCTGAATGCTGTTGAATTCTACACAGACAGTCGTGTAGTCCTTGGATACATTAGTAACCAGACCAGGAGGTTCTATGTATATGTTGGCAACAGGGTGCAACGTATCAGAAGATCGTCAGAACCCAAGCAGTGGCACTATGTCTCCACAAACTCTAACCCAGCCGACATAGGCACTCGGTCTGTGTCTGCAGCCATGTTGAGTGACAGCGCCTGGCTCAAGGGACCTGCCTTCTTGTCACATGCCAACAGAGACCCAGACACAGACGCCTATGAACTCATTGACGCTGATTGGGATGCAGAGGTACGAGCAACTGCCACTCACCTGCTCATCAATTGGCCTCAGCTTGGATGTCAGAGGTTCGAACGGTTTTCTTCATGGAAGAGGCTGATTAGGGCCATGAGCTTGCTAGTCCACATTGTCCAATCCGTCAAAAACAAAGCTCAGGATCAGACATGCCGTTCATGGCATTACTGCAAACAGCCACGCAGCGTTGAAGAGCTGGCAAAAGCAGTAAAAATAATCATCAAAAGTGTGCAGAAAGAAGCCTTCAAGGAAAAACTTACCTGCATAGCTGGTGGAAAAGACATCCCCACTCACAGTCCTCTGCACAAACTCAGTCCCTACTGTGATGAAGAAGGAATGCTTAGAATAGGAGGACGGCTCAGACATGGCGATCTGGAATACAAAGAGAAACATCCTCTTGTTCTTCCAGGGGGTCACGTTGCGAAACTGCTCGTAGAGCACCATCACCAGCGAGTGATGCACCAGGGTCGAGTTTTCACTGAAGGAGCAGTGCGATCTGCTGGATATTGGATCATTGGAGCAAGAAGATTGATCAAGCATGTCCTGCACAACTGCATCACCTGCAGAAAACTCAGAGGCCGAGCAAACACTCAGCTGATGGCAGACCTACCACCTGATCGCTTGAGCATGGAACCTCCCTTTACCTTTGTGGGCCTAGATGTATTTGGTCCTTGGCCAGTTGTCACGCGGCGCACCAGGGGAGGCCATGCAAACAGCAAGCGGTGGGCCATCCTTTTCACGTGTCTTAGTACACGCGCCATCCACATTGAGCTGATTGAGTCAATGGACTCCTCAAGTTTCATTAATGCCTTCCGGAGGTTCATCAGCTTGCGTGGACCTGCCAAACAGATCCGATCAGACTGTGGTACCAATTTTGTTGGTGCTTGCAGGGAGCTGGGGTTCCTGCAGACAGACCCGAACCTGTCCAACATCAGAAGGTACCTCGGAGAAGAAGGTTGCACGTGGGTCTTCAACCCACCTCATTCCTCTCACATGGGAGGCAGCTGGGAGAGAATGATTGGGATATCCAGACGCATCCTAGATGCAATGTTTCTCCAGTCTAGCCATGTTCAATTGACACATGAAGTGCTTTCCACTCTCATGGCAGAGATAACAGCCATAATCAACGCCAGACCATTGTCCCCTATCACGACAGACCCAGACTCACCTTTCCTGCTCACGCCAGCGATGCTCCTTACCCAAAAGGTCtactctcctcctcctttcccAGGTGGTTTTGACGGAAAAGATCTGCACAGGCAGCAATGGAGGCAGGTGCAGCATCTCGCGGACATATTTTGGAACAGATGGAGACGGGAGTATCTTGGGACGCTTCAGAGCCGGAGGAAGTGGCAGGCCGACCGGCCAAACCTCCAAGTTGGGGATTTGGTGTTGCTGAAAGACCAGCAAGTGAATCGCAACGAATGGCCAATTGGGCTCATCCACAACACCTTTCCAGACAAAGATGGTAAGGTCAGAAAAGTCGAGATCAAGATCTTCAAGAATGGAGCAGCTAAGACCTACCAGAGGCCTGTATCTGAAACGGTGCTTCTCATGTCCCGTGACACCTTAGAGTCCCAGGACTGTGTTTAG
- the ankrd45 gene encoding ankyrin repeat domain-containing protein 45, with protein MPLSADKTVFSCALEGDVEGLKDLIDNGWTHEATQNILRETDVGGRNALSVACMLGRSGVVRNLVVKSCTDVNDPTTRGYSPLHYSAMWGHLDTVMTLVELGADLQAVNFCGERAIDIARRYSKLDCVHFLAWAEAKQSLQTSITRVKGILADPEKVQGKLNKEDKNMCVNTCTVKLDWIQNVKNPTIQDFTEQKQHLEDVLAPIMTKLTAQN; from the exons ATGCCGTTGAGTGCAGATAAGACTGTATTTTCGTGTGCTCTGGAAGGCGATGTGGAAGGTCTTAAAGATTTGATAGATAATGGTTGGACTCATGAAGCAACGCAGAATATTTTGAGAGAAACTGATGTCGGTGGAAGGAACGCTTTGTCCGTCGCCTGCATGCTGGGCAGAAGCGGCGTTGTGCGAAACCTTGTAGTGAAGAGCTGCACAGATGTGAACGATCCAACGACAAGAG GGTACTCACCATTACATTACTCTGCCATGTGGGGTCATCTGGACACAGTGATGACCCTGGTTGAGCTTGGCGCTGATTTGCAAGCAGTCAATTTCTGTGGAGAGCGAGCCATTGACATAGCCCGTCGCTATTCCAAGTTGGACTGTGTCCATTTTCTTGCTTGGGCTG AGGCCAAGCAAAGCTTGCAGACATCCATAACTCGAGTGAAAGGCATCCTAGCAGATCCAGAGAAAGTTCAAGGAAAACTCAACAAGGAGGACAAG AACATGTGTGTAAATACCTGCACTGTAAAATTAGACTGGATTCAGAATGTCAAAAATCCAACAATTCAAGACTTTACAGAGCAGAAACAACACCTTGAAGATGTGCTTGCTCCCATCATGACCAAGCTGACAGCACAAA ATTAG